Proteins co-encoded in one Cytophaga hutchinsonii ATCC 33406 genomic window:
- the pseB gene encoding UDP-N-acetylglucosamine 4,6-dehydratase (inverting) yields the protein MLDLNNKSILITGGTGSFGKKFVETVYKRFPKVKRVVIYSRDELKQYEMSLHYPHSHYPSIRFFIGDVRDGERLKQACEGIDVIVHAAALKQVPAAEYNPMECIKTNVFGAENVINAALASGVQKVVALSTDKAAAPINLYGATKLCSDKLFVAANNMKGARNIQFSVVRYGNVIGSRGSVVPFFLEKRKSGMLPITHEGMTRFNISLEDGVEMVMYALEHAWGGELFVPKIPSYNIMEMAKAIAPNATYEVTGIRPGEKLHEEMITETDSLSTVECEKYYIILPATPTWSFEDFKKHFNAKAVEMGFKYNSGTNTEWLSVDQLREQIVKHVDADFSA from the coding sequence ATGCTTGATCTAAATAATAAATCAATACTAATAACAGGTGGTACAGGTTCATTTGGGAAAAAATTTGTTGAGACCGTATACAAGAGATTTCCAAAGGTTAAAAGGGTTGTTATTTATTCAAGAGATGAATTAAAACAATATGAAATGTCGCTTCATTATCCGCATTCCCACTATCCATCCATCCGTTTTTTTATCGGGGATGTTAGAGATGGAGAGCGTTTAAAGCAGGCATGTGAAGGGATAGATGTGATTGTACACGCAGCGGCATTAAAGCAGGTTCCGGCTGCAGAATACAATCCGATGGAATGCATTAAAACAAATGTGTTTGGTGCGGAAAATGTGATCAATGCGGCTTTAGCAAGCGGTGTACAAAAAGTGGTTGCTTTATCAACGGATAAAGCTGCAGCACCGATTAATTTATACGGTGCTACAAAATTGTGTTCCGATAAATTATTTGTAGCGGCTAATAATATGAAAGGGGCACGTAATATTCAGTTTTCAGTCGTACGTTACGGAAATGTGATTGGTTCAAGAGGTTCAGTTGTTCCGTTTTTCCTTGAAAAACGGAAAAGCGGTATGTTGCCGATCACGCATGAAGGTATGACACGTTTTAATATTTCTCTTGAAGATGGTGTTGAAATGGTTATGTATGCCCTGGAGCATGCATGGGGCGGTGAGTTATTTGTTCCGAAAATCCCTTCTTACAATATTATGGAAATGGCCAAAGCCATTGCTCCGAATGCTACGTACGAAGTAACAGGCATCAGACCGGGTGAAAAGCTGCACGAAGAAATGATTACGGAAACGGATTCATTAAGCACGGTTGAATGCGAAAAATACTATATCATATTGCCGGCAACACCTACCTGGAGTTTTGAAGATTTTAAAAAACATTTTAATGCGAAAGCAGTGGAAATGGGCTTCAAATATAATTCAGGAACCAACACAGAATGGTTATCTGTAGATCAATTGCGTGAACAGATTGTTAAGCATGTTGATGCGGATTTCAGCGCATAA